The Polyodon spathula isolate WHYD16114869_AA chromosome 13, ASM1765450v1, whole genome shotgun sequence genome includes a region encoding these proteins:
- the fbxl8 gene encoding F-box/LRR-repeat protein 8: MEIPVEILAQIFSYLPLCDRYSASSVCKAWAEAISFPTIWYYTEVSCESGTEEHALQTFCHFMTKVKHLKIVLNQSEAINRGIAIKVIKHVTDANSRLRNLCVSCTGENPLFYSGQDILQTFRNVCQNEASGLSLKEVDFRHMPFTLDDSLIMLIATRSPHLQSLYINNQTLVCNVTAETVKQVLTVCPELSALGVFYASLSENVLSELLKPERPPFRLLELFCERLDKYIPAISRQFWVALCKRHPSLSVNMILDHTLPAKKITWILQPGIPMKSLDLITYTYLVKEVNFVAKNYHASLERLVLQTTSSEKLNSALTELASCCVCLKEIHCYCVVSQEVVQAFISCCPRLWRYTLKTVKEPHPWRCTVIK; the protein is encoded by the exons ATGGAGATCCCAGTGGAAATTCTTGCCCAGATCTTCTCCTACTTACCTCTCTGTGACAGATACTCTGCATCCTCAGTGTGCAAGGCATGGGCTGAAGCCATCTCGTTCCCAACTATCTGGTATTACACAGAGGTCAG TTGTGAGTCTGGAACTGAAGAACATGCTTTACAGACATTCTGCCACTTCATGACTAAAGTCAAGCACCTGAAGATAGTTCTGAATCAGTCAGAAGCGATCAATCGTGGCATTGCTATCAAGGTTATAAAACATGTGACCGATGCAAACAGCAGGCTGAGAAACCTCTGTGTCAGTTGCACAGGAGAGAACCCTTTGTTCTACTCAGGACAAGATATCCTGCAGACCTTTAGAAACGTCTGCCAGAACGAAGCGAGCGGTCTGTCTCTAAAGGAGGTTGATTTCCGCCACATGCCTTTCACTCTAGATGATTCTCTTATTATGCTGATCGCCACCAGAAGCCCACATTTACAGAGCCTGTATATCAATAACCAGACCCTGGTGTGCAATGTAACTGCAGAAACGGTTAAGCAGGTATTGACAGTATGTCCAGAGTTATCTGCTCTGGGGGTGTTCTATGCAAGTTTGTCGGAAAACGTGCTCAGCGAACTGCTGAAGCCAGAGAGACCCCCTTTCCGATTGCTGGAGCTGTTCTGTGAGCGGCTGGACAAGTACATCCCTGCTATTTCCAGACAGTTTTGGGTGGCACTGTGCAAAAGGCACCCGTCGCTATCTGTTAACATGATACTGGATCACACTTTACCTGCGAAGAAGATCACATGGATTTTACAGCCCGGAATCCCCATGAAGAGCCTGGACCTAATCACATACACATACCTGGTGAAAGAAGTCAATTTTGTAGCAAAAAACTACCATGCTTCATTGGAAAGGCTGGTTCTGCAGACCACATCCTCGGAGAAGCTGAACTCGGCGCTGACTGAGCTAGCCAGCTGCTGCGTCTGTCTGAAGGAGATCCACTGTTACTGCGTGGTTTCACAGGAGGTGGTGCAAGCCTTCATATCCTGCTGTCCGCGGCTGTGGAGGTACACGCTAAAGACTGTCAAAGAACCGCACCCATGGAGGTGCACTGTGATAAAGTGA